The Eremothecium gossypii ATCC 10895 chromosome IV, complete sequence genome contains a region encoding:
- the PET127 gene encoding Pet127p (Syntenic homolog of Saccharomyces cerevisiae YOR017W (PET127)): protein MLGARNLRPLCCDRVVLGSRRIGSGIRCGSTETANVADEMTRNTLDSVLATSEKLSSSVRRWPRPRRAAAARGAGSEKHIVLTGPFSMGLQEAGATELPPRLAHGLERCLFQPLSVVPLRDRRSGVYNFEPFIERVIKVQDFDFEAIADFVPPSRDLRLLERAKEGQARYVSSTSAMSGVLSHLHYLLSNFRPLNGRHLSATLLRKDAQVTKCCKMTSSMLLQRRSQAPPIFSLSSDSSADREIILSQLGHALEALLTTDQADFARIYDKGKRAQPGSQPLGKGHATSAFRFNKHGRFLLRSQLDAHDPKLPGTGVFDLKTRAVAAVRHDLDYVSQNGNTTGYQLMRRSGQFESYEREISELVRNAMLKYSFQARIGAMDGIFVAYHNISRIFGFQYIPLEEMDYIIHSSADRAAAMSLTRRESALQELFNPVEYVTRYRFENTARETASTLAQAEFNYSMRILEHLFDEITSYFPESVPTVRIMLKTVEHKDKPPSMVAIATPLDTKQSEQLEKFNLQREFLNSDPVSFTRHVNELHDFYHSVMPGSVKFTVSVKHSMSQDQKPVWTRSSAFFKRNKADQQKLMDAASSDYYGPHWKHPYFFSPEDVSRWNIRVSISNPVAANAREYAQLLQDDIAFLDGQAVVKKKETISNGKHGKMATAAKGSQLDQVSQLQALLRAFGIKGQKDEQVTMERDRRSKNKYLLMWDGQKRQRVTTDPKDLTR from the coding sequence ATGCTAGGAGCCCGAAACTTGCGACCGTTGTGTTGCGATCGAGTGGTGCTGGGTAGCAGGCGGATCGGGTCGGGCATTCGATGTGGTAGCACTGAAACGGCGAATGTGGCCGATGAGATGACGCGGAACACGCTGGACAGCGTGTTGGCGACATCAGAGAAGCTGTCATCCAGTGTGCGGCGGTggccgcggccgcgacGGGCAGCCGCGGCACGCGGGGCCGGGAGCGAGAAGCACATCGTACTCACGGGGCCGTTCAGCATGGGGTTGCAGGAGGCAGGTGCAACAGagctgccgccgcggctGGCGCACGGGCTGGAACGCTGCCTGTTCCAGCCGCTGTCGGTGGTGCCGCTCCGGGACCGGCGGTCGGGGGTGTACAACTTCGAGCCCTTCATCGAGCGGGTGATCAAGGTGCAGGACTTCGACTTTGAGGCCATCGCAGACTTCGTGCCGCCCTCGCGGGACCTGCGACTGCTGGAGCGCGCCAAGGAAGGGCAAGCACGGTATGTATCGTCAACCAGTGCGATGTCTGGTGTGCTGTCGCACCTGCATTATCTGCTATCCAACTTCCGGCCTCTGAATGGTCGGCACCTGTCTGcgacgctgctgcggaaAGACGCCCAGGTGACGAAGTGCTGCAAGATGACGTCGTCAatgctgctgcagcgccggTCGCAGGCCCCCCCAATTTTCAGCTTGAGCTCAGACTCTTCTGCAGACCGCGAGATCATTCTGTCGCAGCTGGGCCATGCCCTTGAGGCGCTGCTGACGACGGACCAGGCTGACTTTGCGAGAATTTACGACAAGGGTAAGAGGGCGCAACCAGGATCTCAACCGTTGGGAAAGGGCCATGCTACATCCGCCTTTCGGTTCAACAAGCATGGTCGGTTTTTGCTTCGATCTCAATTGGATGCACACGACCCTAAGCTCCCTGGCACAGGCGTGTTCGATCTGAAAACCCGTGCGGTAGCGGCAGTACGACATGACTTGGACTATGTCAGCCAAAATGGTAACACCACGGGGTACCAGCTGATGCGACGTTCCGGGCAGTTTGAGTCATACGAGAGAGAGATATCCGAGCTCGTCAGAAACGCTATGCTCAAGTACTCATTTCAGGCGCGCATAGGCGCTATGGACGGTATATTTGTCGCCTATCACAATATCTCTAGGATATTTGGCTTTCAGTATATACCGCTCGAGGAAATGGACTATATCATCCATTCTTCGGCTGACAGGGCGGCGGCGATGAGCTTGACAAGAAGAGAGTCTGCTCTACAAGAGCTTTTTAATCCTGTTGAGTACGTCACCAGATATCGCTTTGAGAATACGGCGAGAGAAACAGCCTCGACGCTTGCTCAGGCAGAGTTTAACTATTCGATGCGAATTCTTGAGCATCTGTTTGATGAGATCACCTCATATTTCCCGGAATCTGTGCCTACCGTAAGAATAATGCTAAAGACTGTTGAACATAAGGATAAACCTCCCTCCATGGTGGCCATCGCTACCCCATTGGATACAAAGCAGTCAGAACAGTTAGAGAAATTCAACCTGCAAAGGGAATTCTTAAACAGTGACCCAGTATCCTTCACACGCCACGTAAACGAACTCCATGACTTCTATCATAGTGTTATGCCTGGTAGTGTCAAGTTTACAGTGTCGGTAAAACATAGCATGTCGCAGGATCAAAAACCTGTCTGGACAAGATCATCGGCCTTTTTCAAGCGGAATAAGGCTGACCAACAAAAGCTAATGGATGCGGCTTCCAGTGACTATTATGGGCCACATTGGAAGCATCCCTATTTTTTCAGTCCTGAAGACGTGAGCCGTTGGAATATACGCGTATCTATATCGAATCCAGTTGCTGCCAACGCTCGAGAATATGCGCAACTGCTACAGGACGATATTGCATTCTTGGACGGTCAGGCCGTTGTCAAGAAGAAAGAGACTATTTCTAATGGCAAGCACGGGAAGATGGCAACAGCTGCGAAGGGTAGTCAGCTCGATCAAGTATCCCAACTACAAGCGCTGTTAAGGGCATTCGGTATAAAAGGCCAGAAAGACGAACAAGTTACAATGGAGCGCGACCGGCGCTCGAAGAACAAGTACCTGTTAATGTGGGATGGCCAAAAACGGCAACGTGTTACG
- a CDS encoding clavaminate synthase family protein (Syntenic homolog of Saccharomyces cerevisiae YHL021C (AIM17)), whose translation MHFSKAIQTTRQIGRGLLLARKQSNGPMGLRPGAQQPDAAGEQVHSAGSVVNTMFNKHSTTVTYTWPGREEPQTVAFSNVFLRDASRSPASVDAVSSQKLFTTGAVLANEQATVPHSVAVTADGRAIEIGWGDGDMYAYPLEFIHQHSGTEPLQRTPRQPPVLWDKQLLKTNIADLLSIDYESFMAPDCDGKLYQTLVNLQKYGISFITNIPDETTSELDSWYVKTIAERIGNIRHTFYGELFDVINKAGAENIAYTNVPLPLHMDLLYLETVPGWQLLHAIRNSTGATDLGMNYFADAFHAARYVRETDSDAYDALTHMPVNYGYNRDDKRYYRSRPVIEEHEFGEGTSLSSQFNRLIKCVNYSPPFQKPFTYGIWEKPKGAEVSTPQGKLTERFVFRDFQRGLRLFEQYINNPENQFRVKLPEGTCVIFNNRRILHARTGFTGERWLKGCYLDSDSVLSKLQYLEEKYGG comes from the coding sequence ATGCACTTCAGCAAGGCGATCCAGACGACCAGGCAGATTGGACGcggcctgctgctggcgagGAAGCAGAGCAATGGGCCAATGGGCCTGCGGCCGGGCGCACAGCAGCCAGACGCTGCGGGGGAGCAGGTGCACAGCGCAGGAAGTGTGGTGAACACGATGTTCAATAAACACTCAACGACGGTGACGTACACTTGGCCCGGGCGGGAGGAGCCTCAGACCGTGGCGTTTAGCAATGTGTTCCTGCGGGACGCGTCGCGCTCGCCGGCGTCAGTGGACGCGGTGTCGAGCCAGAAGCTGTTCACGACGGGCGCCGTGCTGGCGAACGAGCAGGCAACGGTGCCGCACAGCGTGGCGGTGACGGCGGACGGGCGGGCGATCGAGATCGGGTGGGGCGACGGGGACATGTACGCGTACCCGCTGGAGTTCATCCACCAGCACAGCGGCACGgagccgctgcagcgcacgccgcggcagccgccggtgctgtgggacaagcagctgctcaagACGAACATTGCGGACTTGCTGTCGATTGACTACGAGTCGTTCATGGCGCCGGACTGCGACGGGAAGCTGTACCAGACACTGGTGAACCTGCAGAAGTACGGGATCTCGTTCATCACCAACATCCCGGACGAGACAACCTCCGAGCTGGACTCCTGGTATGTGAAAACGATTGCCGAGCGCATCGGCAACATCCGCCACACGTTCTACGGCGAGCTGTTTGACGTGATCAACAAGGCGGGCGCCGAGAACATTGCCTACACGAATGTGCCCCTACCGCTCCACATGGACCTGCTGTATCTGGAGACCGTGCCGGGCTGGCAGCTGTTGCACGCCATCCGCAACTCCACCGGAGCTACCGATCTGGGGATGAACTACTTTGCGGATGCGTTCCATGCCGCGCGGTACGTGCGGGAGACGGACAGTGACGCATATGATGCGCTCACCCATATGCCGGTCAACTACGGGTACAACCGCGACGACAAGCGGTACTACCGGTCGCGGCCTGTCATCGAGGAGCATGAGTTCGGCGAAGGGACGTCGTTGAGCTCGCAGTTCAACCGTTTGATCAAGTGCGTCAATTACTCCCCGCCCTTCCAGAAGCCGTTCACCTATGGAATTTGGGAGAAGCCAAAGGGCGCGGAGGTATCGACCCCGCAAGGGAAGCTGACGGAACGCTTTGTCTTCAGGGACTTCCAGCGCGGCCTGCGGCTCTTCGAGCAGTACATCAACAACCCAGAGAACCAGTTCCGTGTCAAGCTTCCGGAGGGTACCTGTGTCATTTTTAATAATCGACGCATTTTGCATGCTCGCACAGGCTTTACCGGCGAGCGCTGGTTAAAGGGCTGCTATTTGGACAGTGATTCGGTACTCTCTAAGCTACAATACCTGGAGGAGAAGTACGGTGGGTGA
- the SPO11 gene encoding DNA topoisomerase (ATP-hydrolyzing) (Syntenic homolog of Saccharomyces cerevisiae YHL022C (SPO11)) has protein sequence MVSLRHSLRELMDEHGTRGKLLNALQHTAKREIQLGPRTPVDRIEAEVGMALDLIKNAMQLNAVPVVIKLVRCDGRCSRIVYPARGSTTSAGARRAATFVSVLKTVHTRMRSRQTATVRDVFYGNVELYGRQQVVVDWLVALEQCFGVEKSVFRILAAQKGLVHVPVPLEVEGQELKGVGLIPYVSDSSCVSCKQWDAVEAVIVVEKEAVFHRLTRAAAYCSNKIIITGKGYPDQLTRVFLYRLLASAPRNVAVRAIADSDPYGIDIVLKYCGASPAPGMQRFDYGGIFIRDLIDAGVCANPVTEGCTLQDMSLREWKMAQKMLIALCNEGERGYLSNSGAASIRRELQWQLLSFKKGEMNAIM, from the coding sequence ATGGTTAGTTTAAGACATTCGCTGCGAGAGCTGATGGATGAACACGGCACACGGGGCAAATTGTTGAACGCCTTGCAGCATACGGCAAAGCGTGAGATCCAGCTGGGGCCACGAACACCTGTGGATCGCATCGAGGCCGAGGTGGGTATGGCGCTCGACCTCATCAAAAATGCCATGCAGTTGAATGCAGTTCCGGTGGTCATAAAGCTGGTGCGCTGCGACGGCCGTTGTTCTCGCATCGTGTATCCTGCGCGGGGCTCGACGACGAGTGCTGGCGCAAGGCGTGCTGCAACGTTCGTCAGCGTGCTGAAGACAGTGCATACACGAATGCGCTCGCGCCAGACTGCAACCGTGCGGGACGTATTCTACGGTAACGTGGAGCTTTACGGCCGCCAGCAGGTGGTGGTCGACTGGCTGGTAGCGCTGGAGCAGTGCTTTGGCGTCGAGAAGAGTGTCTTCCGCATTTTGGCCGCGCAGAAGGGGTTGGTCCACGTGCCAGTACCATTGGAGGTCGAAGGACAAGAACTGAAGGGCGTCGGCCTGATTCCATATGTCTCTGACAGCTCCTGTGTGTCGTGCAAGCAGTGGGATGCTGTGGAGGCGGTGATCGTGGTCGAAAAGGAAGCCGTGTTCCATCGGCTCACCCGTGCGGCTGCCTACTGCAGTAACAAGATCATCATTACTGGCAAGGGCTACCCCGACCAGCTCACGAGGGTTTTCCTATACAGGCTACTCGCTTCCGCGCCCCGAAATGTTGCTGTGCGCGCAATCGCAGACAGCGACCCATATGGGATAGACATCGTGCTCAAATATTGCGGCGCCTCGCCCGCACCAGGCATGCAGCGCTTCGACTACGGCGGGATTTTTATTAGGGATCTCATTGACGCGGGCGTCTGCGCCAATCCCGTCACCGAGGGGTGCACCCTTCAGGACATGTCCCTGCGAGAATGGAAGATGGCGCAGAAAATGCTCATTGCGCTATGCAACGAAGGGGAGCGTGGGTACCTCAGCAACAGCGGGGCTGCGAGTATTCGCCGAGAGCTCCAGTGGCAGCTTCTGTCCTTCAAGAAGGGCGAGATGAACGCAATTATGTAA
- the ERP4 gene encoding Erp4p (Syntenic homolog of Saccharomyces cerevisiae YAL007C (ERP2) and YOR016C (ERP4)) has translation MLYPVVFLIGLLSGLAAVSADFSTRTPMSVMLPAFSRECVYFDLKEGQDHILMSYQVLTGGNFEIDFEITAPEGNVIGSDTRSKYGDFHVYSWGVGQYSFCFTNSYGTALKKVEFTLGLQEQERKVEKEDPEDLLALDSIDEINRNFDHITKIMAYLRAREWRNMSTVKSTESRLVWLSVLTALVMIGVSAGQSIMVQFFFKDRHRNYV, from the coding sequence ATGTTGTACCCTGTTGTGTTTCTCATCGGCCTATTGTCGGGCCTGGCGGCGGTATCCGCCGACTTCTCCACGCGCACTCCAATGTCGGTAATGCTTCCTGCATTCTCCAGAGAGTGCGTATACTTTGACCTGAAAGAGGGCCAAGACCATATCCTGATGTCGTACCAGGTTTTGACGGGCGGGAACTTCGAGATCGACTTCGAGATCACTGCGCCCGAGGGCAACGTGATCGGCTCAGACACACGCAGCAAGTACGGAGACTTCCACGTCTACTCGTGGGGCGTGGGTCAGTACTCCTTCTGCTTCACCAACTCGTACGGCACTGCGCTGAAGAAGGTGGAGTTCACCCTCGGACTCCAGGAACAAGAACGCAAGGTCGAGAAGGAGGACCCGGAGGATCTCCTCGCCCTCGACTCCATCGACGAGATCAACCGGAACTTTGACCACATCACAAAGATCATGGCCTACCTGCGTGCGCGGGAGTGGAGAAACATGTCTACCGTTAAGTCTACCGAGTCTCGTCTAGTATGGCTGTCTGTTCTCACCGCGCTTGTCATGATTGGCGTCAGCGCCGGCCAGTCCATAATGGTCCAGTTCTTCTTCAAAGACAGACACAGGAACTACGTATGA
- the RPN7 gene encoding proteasome regulatory particle lid subunit RPN7 (Syntenic homolog of Saccharomyces cerevisiae YPR108W (RPN7)): MSDEESNYVEPAVNKVPNYEVSEHAFLLTQPKLHNRHPESLEFVMKAIREEKMAPYYKYLCEEYLPSGLIEWDQALYDSLVDANTQDITELKEHLQEIEEKDEGELEKAQCWIKLGEYYAQIGDRKNAEETLTEAINKAVSMGAKIDIMLTITRLGFFYNDQVFVKQKLAQINSMIEKGGDWERRNRYKTYKGIHCLAVRDFKEAALLLVDSLATFTCVELTSYENIATYASVAGLYALERVDLKAKVIDSPELLSLMSTTPALQSITSLTISLYTSEYSSYFPYLLETYDNVLMPCKYLNRHADCFVREMRRKVYAQLLESYKTLSIKSMANTFGVSVEFLDKDLSKFIPNKQLNCIIDRVNGIVETNRPDNKNAQYHQLIKQGDGLLTKLQRYGAAVRLTGTDRSV, translated from the coding sequence ATGTCAGACGAGGAAAGCAACTATGTGGAGCCAGCGGTCAATAAAGTACCCAACTATGAGGTGTCTGAGCATGCCTTTCTCCTTACACAGCCGAAACTGCACAATAGACACCCGGAGTCGTTGGAGTTCGTGATGAAGGCGATCCGGGAGGAGAAGATGGCCCCCTACTACAAGTACCTCTGCGAGGAATACCTCCCCAGTGGTTTGATAGAATGGGACCAGGCGCTGTACGACTCGCTTGTTGACGCCAACACACAGGATATCACGGAGCTGAAGGAGCATCTGCAGGAGATCGAAGAGAAGGACGAGGGCGAGCTGGAGAAGGCACAGTGCTGGATCAAGCTGGGCGAGTACTACGCGCAGATCGGCGACCGCAAGAACGCAGAAGAGACGCTGACCGAGGCCATCAACAAGGCGGTGTCGATGGGCGCCAAGATCGACATAATGCTGACCATCACGCGGCTGGGGTTCTTCTACAACGACCAGGTGTTTGTCAAGCAAAAGCTGGCCCAGATCAACTCGATGATCGAAAAGGGAGGCGACTGGGAGCGCCGCAACCGCTACAAAACATACAAGGGCATTCACTGCCTGGCCGTGCGCGATTTCAAGGAGGCGGCCCTTCTGCTTGTGGACTCGCTGGCCACCTTCACATGCGTCGAGCTGACGTCCTACGAGAACATCGCGACCTATGCATCCGTGGCGGGCCTGTACGCGCTCGAGCGTGTGGATCTCAAGGCCAAGGTCATCGACTCCCCCGAACTGCTGTCGCTCATGAGCACCACGCCCGCGCTGCAGTCCATCACCTCGCTGACCATCTCGCTTTACACATCGGAGTACTCCAGCTATTTCCCGTACCTGCTCGAGACATACGACAACGTTCTCATGCCCTGCAAGTACCTCAACCGTCACGCCGATTGTTTTGTGCGCGAGATGCGCCGCAAGGTATACGCCCAACTACTGGAGTCCTACAAAACACTGTCCATCAAATCGATGGCCAACACCTTTGGTGTTTCTGTTGAGTTCTTGGACAAGGATCTCAGCAAGTTTATCCCCAACAAGCAGCTCAATTGCATCATCGATCGCGTCAACGGCATTGTAGAAACCAATCGCCCAGACAACAAGAATGCACAATACCATCAACTGATAAAGCAGGGTGACGGCTTGCTGACTAAGTTGCAAAGGTACGGCGCTGCCGTCAGGTTGACGGGGACCGACCGTTCAGTATAA
- the NNF2 gene encoding Nnf2p (Syntenic homolog of Saccharomyces cerevisiae YGR089W (NNF2)): protein MTKLCAGPRRFTTRHRMKDTIALLLVFLSFNHLIALCILGLFAAASSSEGFLTECVSQLYWRWYGRPGKNGALSIFGFTLRKPHLERVKNAKRAPGALAESVPTRPAPGSPAMLPKRALLALELFMAWMLQRFGRHHFKVPVENLAMSIVASSLVNDRGELLSYATTCSVTYAVTTRIVWHIGVYYKWPYLFRLFPAEGEAIEKHLAPPYTHVGSASASTFEHYILLLKYIISFHVVAWQFYASISRRPTPTPSLLNVKPLRMDSAGRFALNPASESKANSAEQSTVTGGPCHEKPIVTAASQNSLTVSDGSCDSPRLSSHLLQNPLTNAEINQDSSVSLVPTFTDRVVDFNTSAITTTGVANFDEKAKVAATAEHKEDSTETPGLFAYYTEVFLTRAANEESGFSSELDTCISRVNQFNLIQKLLRAKDRFVLPPLWATFTVLKVLFLRNIFWERLPPALGPRKPSPRQSVILKPQELPANEEYYSDYKKLQLVAPAPTESTVCITEIGKTTATFSVSNMARGELLVLVNELLWPYFSSAVTDNSTSRLCVVINGLVPACTYAIQFVNRIDGVGDHLFADVLLQTEDKDGTKRSEQAPVTFECRPILSPLMTLKRSVLYTNARLAEERAKLKKAKKETARKINALRQDVDHMKSKIESNSSQDEKSTFKIDNLKTVLHKNEDQILALEASLAAIHDEQTALETEYLRSKENRLQRRSEYDELDATFKRDILSAHERLSKLQSDLEQLHAKRERLLLRKERLQNDLGQYTQECDKFREQFLRRRERARADKRQRHLQEADELELKAKGLEQDISRLEAENKAMARLIRPAEY, encoded by the coding sequence ATGACGAAGTTGTGCGCGGGACCCCGGCGGTTTACCACAAGGCACCGGATGAAAGACACGATTGCGCTCCTGCTGGTCTTCTTATCCTTCAACCACCTGATAGCATTATGCATACTGGGGCTTTTTGCCGCGGCTTCCAGCTCGGAAGGGTTTCTCACCGAATGTGTCAGTCAGCTTTACTGGCGATGGTACGGGCGCCCCGGTAAAAATGGCGCGCTGTCTATATTTGGGTTTACCTTGCGAAAGCCACATTTGGAGCGTGTCAAGAACGCGAAGCGCGCTCCTGGTGCGTTGGCTGAAAGCGTGCCGACCCGACCGGCACCGGGTTCGCCAGCTATGCTGCCCAAGCGAGCGTTGCTAGCACTAGAGTTGTTCATGGCCTGGATGCTGCAGAGGTTTGGGCGCCATCATTTTAAGGTTCCTGTCGAGAACCTGGCGATGTCAATAGTTGCATCTTCATTGGTGAACGACCGGGGTGAGCTTTTGAGCTACGCAACCACGTGCTCAGTAACGTATGCGGTTACCACCAGAATCGTGTGGCACATTGGGGTATACTACAAGTGGCCGTACCTGTTCCGCCTTTTTCCTGCCGAAGGTGAGGCCATAGAGAAGCATCTTGCACCACCATATACGCACGTTGGGAGTGCTTCTGCGTCCACATTTGAGCATTATATTCTTCTCCTGAAGTACATCATTTCATTTCATGTCGTGGCGTGGCAGTTCTATGCAAGTATCAGCAGACGTCCAACACCAACGCCGTCTCTACTAAATGTCAAGCCGTTGCGTATGGATAGCGCTGGCCGCTTTGCGCTGAACCCCGCCTCAGAATCAAAAGCCAATAGTGCCGAGCAAAGCACTGTCACAGGGGGACCTTGCCACGAAAAACCCATCGTCACTGCGGCAAGCCAAAATTCGCTCACCGTGAGTGATGGTTCCTGTGATAGCCCTCGCCTATCCTCGCATCTTTTACAAAACCCTCTCACCAATGCGGAAATAAATCAGGATTCTTCGGTGTCTCTAGTCCCTACGTTTACTGACAGGGTTGTCGATTTCAATACATCAGCCATTACCACCACTGGTGTCGCGAACTTTGACGAGAAGGCGAAAGTGGCTGCCACTGCTGAGCATAAAGAAGACTCAACGGAAACACCTGGCCTTTTTGCGTATTATACTGAAGTATTTTTAACGCGTGCGGCAAACGAAGAGTCAGGATTCTCTTCCGAATTGGATACCTGCATTTCCCGTGTCAATCAATTCAATTTGATTCAGAAGCTTCTTCGGGCTAAAGATCGTTTCGTTCTCCCTCCATTGTGGGCAACATTTACCGTGTTGAAAGTTCTTTTCTTGCGCAATATCTTTTGGGAGCGCTTACCACCTGCCCTGGGCCCTCGTAAACCCTCGCCAAGGCAGAGCGTCATTCTTAAACCACAAGAACTGCCTGCAAATGAAGAGTACTACTCCGACTATAAGAAGCTCCAGCTGGTAGCTCCCGCTCCAACGGAGTCTACAGTGTGCATTACTGAGATCGGAAAAACCACGGCCACATTTTCTGTTTCTAATATGGCTAGGGGAGAGCTCCTGGTTCTGGTCAACGAGTTGCTTTGGCCGTATTTTTCCTCGGCGGTCACGGACAACTCCACCTCCCGGCTGTGCGTTGTCATCAACGGATTGGTCCCTGCATGTACCTACGCCATCCAATTCGTCAACCGGATCGACGGTGTTGGCGACCATCTCTTCGCAGATGTTCTTCTACAGACAGAGGACAAGGACGGCACGAAGCGTTCTGAACAGGCCCCTGTCACGTTTGAGTGCCGCCCCATCCTATCGCCGTTGATGACCCTAAAAAGGTCGGTGCTATACACAAACGCCCGCCTCGCGGAGGAACGTGCAAAGCTGAAGAAGGCGAAGAAGGAGACAGCCCGGAAAATCAACGCGCTGCGGCAGGATGTGGACCACATGAAGAGCAAGATCGAGTCCAACTCTTCGCAAGACGAGAAGTCCACCTTCAAGATCGACAACCTGAAGACCGTGCTGCATAAAAACGAGGACCAAATCCTCGCCCTCGAAGCGTCCCTGGCCGCCATACACGACGAGCAGACTGCCCTGGAAACCGAGTACCTCAGATCGAAGGAGAACCGGCTCCAGAGAAGAAGCGAATACGACGAGCTCGACGCGACTTTCAAGCGCGACATCCTGTCCGCGCACGAGCGCCTGTCCAAGCTGCAGAGCGACCTGGAACAGCTGCACGCCAAGCGGGAAAGGCTGCTGCTCAGAAAGGAACGGCTGCAGAACGATCTCGGGCAGTACACCCAGGAGTGCGACAAGTTCCGGGAGCAGttcctccgccgccgcgaacgcgcgcgcgcggacaagcgccagcgccaCCTCCAGGAGGCCGACGAGCTGGAACTGAAGGCCAAGGGCCTCGAGCAGGACATCAGCCGCCTGGAAGCAGAAAACAAGGCCATGGCGCGCTTGATCCGCCCTGCGGAATACTAG